The Pararhizobium sp. IMCC21322 sequence AACGGCGCAAAAGGTATGATCTGGGCCAGCCAGGTTGCCCCTGGCAATGAAAACGGGTTGAGACTGCGTATTTACGGCACCAAGGGCGGCTTGTCCTGGGAACAGGAAAACCCGAACCGTATGCTGCACACGCCCTATGGCGAACCGCCGCGCATCCTGACACGTGGCGGCCCGACTGTTGGTCCGGAAGCAGAGCGTATGTCTCGCGTCCCACCGGGGCATCCCGAGGGCTATCTGGAAGGCTTTGCCAATATATACAGCGAAGCTGCGGCTGCCATTACGGCATTCCGGAACAATCAGGCAGCCGATAAAGCTGTCCATTTCCCAACCGTGAACGACGGCGTTGACGGTGTAGCTTTCATTGTTGCCTGTGTGAAATCAAGCGAGGCCGATTCAGCCTGGACTGATATTCAGGCGTAGATGTTCGAAAGTAATCTTGACCGCAACGGCCTTTCGCCGTTGCTGTCAATTCATCTCTTTTATCCAGCCGAGCCCGGCTGCTGTATCCTCAATCGGCTTGTACTCGCATCCAATCCAACCCTCATAACCAATCGCGTCGATGTGACGGAACAGGAACGGGTAGTTGATCTCGCCTGTACCCGGCTCATGCCGGCCCGGATTATCAGCAAGCTGCAAATGTCCGATGCGGTGCAGATTGGCGGCAAGCGTATTGGCCAAATCCCCTTCCATCACCTGCATATGATAAATGTCATATTGCAGCGATAGATTGTCTGAACCAACTTTCTCGATAATATCAAAAGCCTGTGCAGAGGTGTTGAGATAGAAGCCCGGGATATCGCGTGTGTTGATGGCCTCTATCACCAGATGAACATCATGTTTGGCAAATTCAGCGGTAGCGTAGCGCAGGTTTTCTACAAAGGTTTGCTCCATCAAGGCAGGATCAATATCGGATGCCGGTATACCGGACAGGCAGTTTACCGTCGGGCAATTCAATGCATTGGCGGCGTCAATGGCGGTTTGAACCGATGCGCGAAACTCATCAACACGATCCGGCAAGCACCCAAGGCCGCGGTCACCTGCCTCCCAATCGCCCGGTGGCATGTTGAACAGAACTTGAATCAGATTCAGAGAACGAAGCTTTTCCACTAAGTCATTGATGTCATAATCAAAAGGAAACATGTATTCCACGGCTTCAAAGCCAGCCTGGCTGGCAGCGTCAAACCGGTCCAGCATCGGCAAATCGGTAAAGAGCCAATTCAAATTGGCAGCAAATCTTGGCATATTGGCTGATACTCCCTGTCTACCGCCACGAGTGGCTTGCTGAAATGCGTCGGAGCCGTTTACAACAGACACATCAACAAGACAAACGCAGCAAAAAACCAATAGGGGTGCACCCCTATCCATTTGGGAGAGACTTATGAAGAAAACAGTTTTGGCCGCAACGACAGCCTTGTCGGTGGCAGTGCTGTCCTTGGCCACAGCCACAACGGCCAGCGCCGAACTCAAGGTCGGTATGATCACGACCTTGTCCGGCGGTGGCGCAAGCCTGGGTGTGGATGTTCGCGACGGTTTTCAGCTGGCACTGAAAATGGCTGGCGATCAACAAATTGAACTCTTGATTGAAGATGACGCGCGCAAGCCGGAAAATGCGGTTAAAATTGCGGACAAGTTCATTTCCAGCGACAAGGTCGATGTCTTGACCGGCATTATCTGGTCCAATCTTGCAATGGCCGTTGTTCCAAAAACTGTACGTGGCGGAACCTTCTACATCAGCCCCAATGCCGGTCCGTCCGCATTGGCTGGAAAAGGCTGTCATGAAAACTATTTCAATGCCGCATGGCAGAACGACAATCTGCATGAAGCCATGGGCAATTATGCCAATGATGCGGGATACAGCAAAAGCTTCATTCTTGCGCCGAACTATCCGGCGGGCAAAGATGCGCTGACAGGCTACAAGCGCTTCTACAAAGGCGAAGCTGCAGGCGAGATTTACACCAAACTCGGCCAGACAGATTATGCCGCAGAAATTGCCCAGATCAAAAACTCAGATGCAGACAGCGTCTTCTTCTTCCTGCCAGGCGGAATGGGAATTGCCTTCATGAAGCAATATGCCCAGTCCGGTGTTGACCTTCCGGTGCTTGGCCCGGCATTCTCGTTTGATCAGGGCATCTTGGGTGCTGTTGGCGATGCCGCTCTTGGCGTCAAGAACTCTTCCCAATGGTCCAAGGATCTGACGAACCCGGCCAACAAAGCCTTCGTACAAGCTTTTACCGAGGAGTATGGCCGCCTTCCATCGCTCTATGCCAGTCAGGGTTTTGACACAGCTAACCTGATCCTGTCTGCTGCTGCAAAAGCAAATGTGTCGAACAAGGCGGCTTTCCGTGATGCACTGCGTGCAGCCGACTTTGAATCCGTTCGTGGTGATTTCAGCTTTGGCCCGAACCACCATCCGATCCAGAACATTTATGTTCGCGAAGTGATCAAGGAAGGTGACGTTCTGACCAACAAGATCGTATCTATCGGCCTTGAAAATCACAGCGATGCATACGCTGTTGACTGCAAAATGTAGTCTGCGTAAACGAACTGAACCCGGCTTCAACCCAAGTGCTGAAGCCGGGTTTTTCTTGTCGGGAAAGATCTGAATGTCCACCTTACTGATAGCCGAACAGGTTCTGAACGGTCTGCAATTGGGCGTGACATTGTTCCTGATGGCAGCTGGCCTGACACTTGTTTTCGGAGTCATGGGGCTGATCAATCTGGCGCATGGATCATTGTATATGATCGGTGCGTTCTGCTGCGCCTTTGTCTCGGTTGAGACAGGGTCTTTCTTCCTCGGTCTCCTGGCAGGTATGGCAGGTGCGGCTGTTGCTGGCGCGTTGCTGGAAATGGTCGTCATGCAGCGTCTTTATGCCCGCGATCATCTGGATCAGGTGCTTGCGACATTCGCACTGATCCTGATTGCCTCTGAAGGCACGCGCTGGGTGTTTGGTGATGTGCCGCTGTTTCTGGATGTGCCAGAGGCATTTTCCGGCACGATTGAGCTGATCGGCGGGCTGACCTATTCCAAATACAGATTGCTCATCATTTTTGTGGGCCTGCTGGTGGCGTTGGGGCTGTATTGGCTGATTGCCCGCACGCGGCTGGGCATGCGCATCAGAGCCGGGGAATCCGACCGGGAAATGATTGCAGCCCTTGGCGTCAATATTCGCCTTGTCTACACCATCGTCTTTGCCCTTGGGGCGGCTCTTGCCGGGCTGGCAGGCTCCATGGTTGGCGCGCTGTCATCCGTTCAGGTTGGCATGGGCGAACCGGTTCTGATCCTTGCATTCGTTGTGGTCGTGATTGGCGGTATTGGCTCCGTCAAAGGCGCGCTGATTGGCGCCATACTGGTGGGGCTGGTTGATACGTTGGGCCGGGTTTTTCTGCCGTCCTTCTTCCAGCTTTTCATGGATAATTCAGATGCCATGACGCTTGGCTCATCTCTGGCATCCATGGCCATCTATGTGGTGATGGCAATTGTGCTGGCCGTGCGCCCGCAAGGCCTGTTCCCGGCAACCGGCACGAGCAGTGCCTGATATGTCACGTGAATCCTGGGTCAGTCTTGTTGTTCTGGTAGGCCTGCCTGTGGCCGCCTTCATCGCCCATATATCCGGCGAGACCTACATCATTAATCTGCTGACCCGAATGACAGTTCTGGGCCTTGCCGGGATCGGGCTGAATTTTGCACTTGGCTATGGCGGCATGGTCAGCTTCGGCCACGCAGCCTTTTTTGGTCTGGGTGCTTACGTAACCGGCATTGCCGCGTTTCATGCCTTCGACGAGAGCCTGTTTGCTACTGTTCCGTTTGAACTGGCTGGCACCAATCAGATGCTGCTGATCTGGCTGATCGCGCTTTTGCTGGCAGGGTTTCTGGCTTTGCTGATCGGCTTCATCTCCCTGCGCACCTCTGGCGTTTACTTCATCATGATCACGCTGGCCTTTGCCCAGATGCTATATTATTTCGCTATTTCCTGGCCCGCTTATGGCGGGGAGGATGGACTGTCGATCTATCTGCGCAATGAATTTCCGGGCGTGCAGACTGATAAGGCATTCTCGTTTTTTCTGCTGTGTTTTGCCGTTTTGCTGTTGGTGCTGTTGCTCTGCTGGCGCTTTGTAAATGCGCGTTTCGGCGCGGCGCTCCAGGGCGCGCGTATGAATGCGCTGCGCCTTTCCAGCATTGGCATTGCGCCTTTCCCCGTTAAGCTCACTGCCTTTGTTTTGTCAGCCATGATCGTTGCTCTGGCGGGGGCGTTGTTTGGCGAGTTGAACGGCTTTATCAGCCCCACCAGCCTCAGCTGGCAGATGTCAGGCGAATTGATCATCTTCGTCATTCTGGGTGGTGTCGGACGATTGGTTGGACCGCTCATCGGCGCAATCGTATTTGTGCTATTGGAAACCTATCTTGGTGGGCTGACGGACCGCTGGCAATTCTTCCTCGGCCTCATTCTTCTGGCAACGGTGCTGTTTGCCAATGGCGGCATCATGGGCCTCATTGGCGGGAGAACCCGTCATGACTGATAGCCCGAAGCCAATCCTTGAGATCAAAAATCTGTCCAAGCGCTTTGGTGCCGTACAAGCCAGCGATGATGTCTCCTTGTCAGTCCTGCCCGGCAGGCTGCACGCATTGATCGGTCCCAATGGCGCTGGAAAATCCACGCTGATTGGCCAGATATCCGGATTTCTCGCACCCGACGAGGGCCAGATATTTCTGAAAAACCGGGATGTGACGCATTTGTCCGCCGAGCGCCGGGTTCATATGGGGCTTGGCCGCAGTTTTCAGGTTTCCAACCTATTGCTGGAATGGTCTGCACGCCGCAATGTCATGCTGGCGGTTCAGGCGCGCAAGGGCGGCAGCTTTCGTTTTTTCAGGAATGTCTGGAAGGATCAGGCTTTGCGCTCTGCTGCCGAAGCCGCCCTGCAAAAAGTCGGCCTTCAGGACCGGGCCGATATCCGCGCCATGGAACTTTCCCACGGCGAAAGGCGGCAACTGGAGTTTGCTTGCGCGTTGGCACTGGAGCCGAGCCTTCTTGTGCTGGACGAGCCGATGGCGGGTCTAGGCCCGGAAGGCACAGCTGCGATGACAGCGTTTCTGGCGGACTTGAAACACACCATCCCGATTCTGTTGGTGGAGCATGATATGGATGCGGTCTTCAGACTGGCCGATGAAATCTCTGTTCTGGTCTATGGAAAAATCATTGCCAGCGGATCACCTGAAGATATCCGCCAGTCTGCGGCTGTGCAGGAAGCCTATCTGGGGAGCAGTACGGATGCTGCTTGATGTCAAAAACCTCACCAGCAAATATGGCGCAACGCAAGTGCTGTTCGGGGTCGATCTGTGCGTGGAAGAGGGTGAGATCGTCGCTCTGATGGGCCGCAATGGCATGGGAAAATCCACCAGCATACGCGCCATCTGCGGCCTGAACCCGGTGAGTTCGGGACATATTGCCTTTGGCGGGTCTGATATCAGCCAGTTGCCATCTCATAAATGCGCCCAGATGGGCCTTGGTCTCGTGCCGGAAGGGCGGCGCTGTTTTCCTAATCTGTCAGTGGCAGAAAATCTTGTGGCCACTGGACGCTCTGGCCCCTGGACATTGCAAAAAGTCCATGCGCTTTTTCCCATATTGGAAGAACGGTCCACGCAAATGGCCAACACTCTTTCCGGTGGAGAGCAGCAGATGCTCGCCATTGGCCGCGCGTTGATGACAAATCCAAAGCTGCTGATACTGGATGAAGCCACCGAAGGGCTGGCCCCGGTCATCCGCGATCAGATATGGGCAGCGCTGAAGACGCTCAAAGAGCAGGGACAGGCCATTCTGCTGGTGGATAAGTCACTTCGGGAAGTGATGAATATTGCCCAGCGCTGCACCATCCTGGAAAAAGGCCAATCGGTCTGGACCGGCCCTGTCGACAAGCTGACGCCAGACCTTCAGCAACGTTTTCTGGGCGTCTAGAAATGTAGGCGGAAGATCAAAAGATTGTCCTGAAGGGTTTGGAACCGTGATAAAATGACCCTACATAGTAAATGCAAGCATCAGGAGGGCAGAACTTATGAGCGACGGTCAAAAGCATACCATTCCTTTCACACCGGACATGGCATTGAAGCCCCTGGTTAAAGGGTTTTTCGACGAAGCAACCAATACCATTTCCTACGTGGTGGAGGACCCGTCCAGCAAGGCCTGCGCTATCATCGACAGCGTCATGGATATTGACTATGCGGCTGGCCGCATTTCCTCCGAAAGCGCCGATGAACTGATTGCTTATGTCGAAAGCAAGGGCTTGAAGACTGAGTGGATACTGGAAACACACGTTCATGCCGATCATCTGTCCGGGGCGCCCTATCTGCAGCAGAAGCTGGGCGGTAAACTGGGAATTGGCGCTGGCATTATTGCCGTGCAGGACACGTTTGGGAAAGTCTTCAATGAAGGCACCGAGTTTCAGCGCGACGGATCGCAGTTCGATCAGTTGTTTCAAGATGGTGACACGCTCAAAATTGGCCAGATGACGGCTCGCATTCTTAGCACGCCCGGCCATACACCAGCCTGCATTACCATTGTTGTTGGCAACGCGGCCTTTGTTGGCGATACGCTGTTCATGCCAGATGGCGGGTCTGCACGGGCGGATTTCCCGGGCGGCGATGCGCGGGAGCTGTTTCACTCCATCCGCCGCGTCCTTTCCCTGCCAAAAGAAATGCGTTTGTTCATTTGCCACGATTACGGTCCCAATGGCCGGGATATCAAATGGGAAACAACAGTTGGCGCCGAGCGCGAGCATAACATTCACGTCAATGACACCATTGACGAGGAGACATTTGTCGAAGTCCGGGAGGCGCGTGATGCGACCCTTGCCATGCCGAAACTTATCATCCCGTCACTGCAGGTCAATATGCGGGCAGGTCATGTGCCGAAAGACGAAAATGGCAACCCGACTTTGAAAGTTCCCATCAACGGACTTTAGGGTGCGGACCCATTATGGGTGATGAAATAGCAGAACAAATGGCAAAGAGATGCAAGGAAATGCGCGCAGAGCGGGCTTTCTGCCCGGTCAAGCGCTTTGACGCCGCAGATCGCAGCCATTTTTCTGTCCATCAAGGATCGGGCCTGTTTGCCCGCAGCCCGCGTCGCAAAGACTTGAAAGTCTTCAGACTTCCTGCTTCTTTGCTCCTGGTCTGAAAACAAACCGATCCCGACTATTTCACCACCCGTAAAGGGTCCGCACCCTAAGCCTGCACACCGGCATACCGCCGGATTTGATACAGGTCAAAGCCGTGTTTGGCTGCCACGCCTAAGTATATGTTACCAATTGAGGAGGTTGTCATGTACAGTAAAATTCTGGTTCCAATCGATCTGAGTGATGTCGGTCACGGCAAGGAAGTTCTTGGCGTTGCCGAGAAGCTGCTGCAGCCCGGCGGCACAATTACTGTCTTGAATGTTGTGGAAGATATTCCGGGCTATGTTGCTGCAGAATTGCCGGATGAAATCGTCAAGGATCTGTCCGGTAATGCCCAAAAAGCCCTTGAGGAAATTATCTCTGGGTTGAGCGGCAACATCGAGCTTGAGGTGCGCCGCGGCTCGCCTGCCAGTGCCATTGTGGCAGCGTCAGAACAGTTGGGAGTCGATCTGATCATCATTGCATCCCACAGCCCGGGCCTTGCCGATTATTTTCTTGGCTCCACAGCATCACGCGTTGTGCGCCATGCCAAATGCCCAGTACTTGTAGACCGATAAGCAATCAGGAAGAAATCATGGAAACTGCCATATACAAAACACGCCTGCTGACCAGGCGTGATGAACTCAACGCCCGGCTCCAGACCATTGAGCATGATCTGGATCAGAAGAAAGATCCCGATATTGAAGAGCGTTCGGTTGAAAGCGAAGGCGATGAGGTCATGGAATCTCTGGGCCAATCCGGCCTGCTGGAATTGAAAGCCATTGACGCCGCCTTGTCGCGCATTGAGGGCGGCACATTTGGCATTTGCGCGCAGTGTGAAGAACCGATTGCCGAACAACGTCTGGAGGCGATTCCAATGGCGGCACTTTGCCAGAAATGCGCGGCGGCAGCCTGATCAGGATGTGATGAGGCTCCCCATAACAGGAGAGACACATGCCCTATAAAACCATTATTGCCTTGCATAATGTGGATGATGGCAATGAGACAATCAGCGAGGCACTCACTTTATGCAGTGCGCTGAAGGCTCATCTCAGTGTCATCGTCATTGGCCTCACACCGCAGCCACCCATGTCATCGGGCTATGGGGGAGGAACCTTCGAAATATGGGGCTCTGAATTTGCACGCATGCAGGAGGAGATCGCGGCCAAGGCAGATGCGTTGGAAATCTGGATTTCGAACAATCTGCCAGTCGATCCACTGACCTTTGATGTGTCACACCAATTCAGCCAGGGCGGCACGGTGGCGCGTGAAACCGGTCGCCGTGTGCGTTTTTCAGACCTGTGTCTGTTCACCGGTTCCTATGACCCGGACAGCTATCTGATGCAACAGACCTTGCGCGGTGCGTTATACGATACGGGCCGTCCGGTTCTGGTGATGAATGGCAAGCCGTGCCCGCTGCACAATCTGAAACGCATCATGCTGGCCTGGGATGGCGGGGCACAGTCGGCCATTGCCGTGCGCCACGCTCTGGACCTCATGACCAATGCCGATGATGTGCAGATCGCCATGGCCGATCCGCAAAGCGCCAGCGAGCGCTTTGGCGACGAACCGGGCGTGGATCTGGCAACCTATCTTTCCCGGCACAACGTACCGCTTACCGTCACGCCCGTGGCAACAGAGGGGCGCACAGTGGCTGAGACGCTGGTCCGCCATGCCACCGATATGGATGCAGAGCTGATTGTCATGGGTGGCTATGGCCACACACGCTTGCAGGACTGGTTTCTGGGCAGCACCACATCAAGAATGTTGATAGAGGCTGACAGACCACTGCTGCTGGCGCACTGAACTGCATCTGCCTATAATTGGGTCCAGACCCTGAATTGATTTGGCCGATGAACCAAAGCGGTCATACATTTTTAATGAGGCAGGCATGCAGTTTTCAAACATCAATGGCGTCAATCTCCACTATCAGGTCATCGGCGCGCCGGAAGGCTCGCCCCTGTTGGTATTTTCCAATTCTCTTGGCACCGATTTCCGTATCTGGCGTGATGTCATTGTTCGCTTTGTCGGCGAATGCGCCATCCTGACCTATGACAAACGCGGACACGGCCTGTCTGATCTGGGCAAGACGCCCTACACGATGGACGATCATGTGGCCGATCTGGAAGCGCTGCTTGATGAACTGGGCCAGAAAAACGCCATCATTGTCGGCCTGTCCATTGGCGGCCTGATTGCACAGGGCCTCTACGCCAAGCGCCCCGATCTGGTGCGCGCCATGGTGCTGTGCGACACAGCCCATAAAGTTGGCAATGACGAGCTGTGGAATGGCCGCATAGCAGCGGTCGAAAAAGGCGGCATCAAATCCCTTGCTGACGGTATTATGGAACGCTGGTTCTCAAAGGAATTCCCCAGGAACCACCCGGCCACCTATACCGGTTACAAGACCATGCTCTGCCGCCAGCTGGACGCAGGCTACACCGCCAGCAGCGCTGCCATCCGCGACGCAGATTTCACCGACGATTGCGCCAATATAAAAGTCCCGACCCTGTGCGTCGTCGGAGACCAGGACGGAGCCACCCCGCCGGCCGTGGTGGCAGAACTGGCAAAGTTGATCCCGAATTCACGCTTTGAGGTGATCAAGGATGCCGGGCATTTGCCATGTATCGAACAACCCGAAATGTTGGCGGATATGATCAAGGCGTTTTTTGACGATGCCGGACTTTGGCCAAAGGCCGGTTAGGCAACCAGCGAGTTGATATGATCAGGCCAGCAGCCCCGATCACCATCGCTTTGTAGGCAGGACCAGTTCAGGCTGAGTTGTTGGCCGAGCTATTCTTTTTTGACGCGATAATCCTTGTGGCAGGCGGCGCAATTGGTCGTTGCCACGCCAAACGCTGCTTTGAAGGCATCAAGATCGGCCGGCTTTGCGGCAATTCCCGCTGCCGTATCGGATTGAAACTTGGCCAAAATCATGTCGAAGCCTGCGCGATCATCCCAGATGCTCGGCGCTACAGTGGTTTTGCCGCCGCTTTCGCTTCCCTCCGGAAACAGTTCACCAAAGCCCAGCGCTGCGGCATTCATGGTCCGCAGGACCAATGCAGCAGTCACGGCATTGAATTCGGTCTCGCCCTTGACCATGCCCGCGCCGGCTCCGGTTGCGGCACCAACATTTTGCATGATGGCTTTGCGCGCGGCAATGGGATCATCGGCGCCAAACACCGGTCCGGTTGCAAAGGCTGCCAGCAGGGTTGCGGTTAAAATTTTGTATTTCATAATCATCTCCTCAAAAGAACTGGGTTCATATCGGCGGATTCAGGGCTTTCGGGAAGGTTACGCTCTGCATTTTAGCTCGACAATACCGAAGAATGCATTCACTCTCTGCAATTATGCAGAATGAAGATTGGGACATTTTCAGATATGTCATCGCCGTCGCGGATTCCGGCTCTGCGATTGCAGCGGC is a genomic window containing:
- the hyi gene encoding hydroxypyruvate isomerase; amino-acid sequence: MPRFAANLNWLFTDLPMLDRFDAASQAGFEAVEYMFPFDYDINDLVEKLRSLNLIQVLFNMPPGDWEAGDRGLGCLPDRVDEFRASVQTAIDAANALNCPTVNCLSGIPASDIDPALMEQTFVENLRYATAEFAKHDVHLVIEAINTRDIPGFYLNTSAQAFDIIEKVGSDNLSLQYDIYHMQVMEGDLANTLAANLHRIGHLQLADNPGRHEPGTGEINYPFLFRHIDAIGYEGWIGCEYKPIEDTAAGLGWIKEMN
- a CDS encoding ABC transporter substrate-binding protein yields the protein MKKTVLAATTALSVAVLSLATATTASAELKVGMITTLSGGGASLGVDVRDGFQLALKMAGDQQIELLIEDDARKPENAVKIADKFISSDKVDVLTGIIWSNLAMAVVPKTVRGGTFYISPNAGPSALAGKGCHENYFNAAWQNDNLHEAMGNYANDAGYSKSFILAPNYPAGKDALTGYKRFYKGEAAGEIYTKLGQTDYAAEIAQIKNSDADSVFFFLPGGMGIAFMKQYAQSGVDLPVLGPAFSFDQGILGAVGDAALGVKNSSQWSKDLTNPANKAFVQAFTEEYGRLPSLYASQGFDTANLILSAAAKANVSNKAAFRDALRAADFESVRGDFSFGPNHHPIQNIYVREVIKEGDVLTNKIVSIGLENHSDAYAVDCKM
- a CDS encoding branched-chain amino acid ABC transporter permease codes for the protein MSTLLIAEQVLNGLQLGVTLFLMAAGLTLVFGVMGLINLAHGSLYMIGAFCCAFVSVETGSFFLGLLAGMAGAAVAGALLEMVVMQRLYARDHLDQVLATFALILIASEGTRWVFGDVPLFLDVPEAFSGTIELIGGLTYSKYRLLIIFVGLLVALGLYWLIARTRLGMRIRAGESDREMIAALGVNIRLVYTIVFALGAALAGLAGSMVGALSSVQVGMGEPVLILAFVVVVIGGIGSVKGALIGAILVGLVDTLGRVFLPSFFQLFMDNSDAMTLGSSLASMAIYVVMAIVLAVRPQGLFPATGTSSA
- a CDS encoding branched-chain amino acid ABC transporter permease; the protein is MSRESWVSLVVLVGLPVAAFIAHISGETYIINLLTRMTVLGLAGIGLNFALGYGGMVSFGHAAFFGLGAYVTGIAAFHAFDESLFATVPFELAGTNQMLLIWLIALLLAGFLALLIGFISLRTSGVYFIMITLAFAQMLYYFAISWPAYGGEDGLSIYLRNEFPGVQTDKAFSFFLLCFAVLLLVLLLCWRFVNARFGAALQGARMNALRLSSIGIAPFPVKLTAFVLSAMIVALAGALFGELNGFISPTSLSWQMSGELIIFVILGGVGRLVGPLIGAIVFVLLETYLGGLTDRWQFFLGLILLATVLFANGGIMGLIGGRTRHD
- a CDS encoding ABC transporter ATP-binding protein, which codes for MTDSPKPILEIKNLSKRFGAVQASDDVSLSVLPGRLHALIGPNGAGKSTLIGQISGFLAPDEGQIFLKNRDVTHLSAERRVHMGLGRSFQVSNLLLEWSARRNVMLAVQARKGGSFRFFRNVWKDQALRSAAEAALQKVGLQDRADIRAMELSHGERRQLEFACALALEPSLLVLDEPMAGLGPEGTAAMTAFLADLKHTIPILLVEHDMDAVFRLADEISVLVYGKIIASGSPEDIRQSAAVQEAYLGSSTDAA
- a CDS encoding ABC transporter ATP-binding protein, producing the protein MLLDVKNLTSKYGATQVLFGVDLCVEEGEIVALMGRNGMGKSTSIRAICGLNPVSSGHIAFGGSDISQLPSHKCAQMGLGLVPEGRRCFPNLSVAENLVATGRSGPWTLQKVHALFPILEERSTQMANTLSGGEQQMLAIGRALMTNPKLLILDEATEGLAPVIRDQIWAALKTLKEQGQAILLVDKSLREVMNIAQRCTILEKGQSVWTGPVDKLTPDLQQRFLGV
- a CDS encoding MBL fold metallo-hydrolase translates to MSDGQKHTIPFTPDMALKPLVKGFFDEATNTISYVVEDPSSKACAIIDSVMDIDYAAGRISSESADELIAYVESKGLKTEWILETHVHADHLSGAPYLQQKLGGKLGIGAGIIAVQDTFGKVFNEGTEFQRDGSQFDQLFQDGDTLKIGQMTARILSTPGHTPACITIVVGNAAFVGDTLFMPDGGSARADFPGGDARELFHSIRRVLSLPKEMRLFICHDYGPNGRDIKWETTVGAEREHNIHVNDTIDEETFVEVREARDATLAMPKLIIPSLQVNMRAGHVPKDENGNPTLKVPINGL
- a CDS encoding universal stress protein, giving the protein MYSKILVPIDLSDVGHGKEVLGVAEKLLQPGGTITVLNVVEDIPGYVAAELPDEIVKDLSGNAQKALEEIISGLSGNIELEVRRGSPASAIVAASEQLGVDLIIIASHSPGLADYFLGSTASRVVRHAKCPVLVDR
- a CDS encoding TraR/DksA family transcriptional regulator — translated: METAIYKTRLLTRRDELNARLQTIEHDLDQKKDPDIEERSVESEGDEVMESLGQSGLLELKAIDAALSRIEGGTFGICAQCEEPIAEQRLEAIPMAALCQKCAAAA
- a CDS encoding universal stress protein; translation: MPYKTIIALHNVDDGNETISEALTLCSALKAHLSVIVIGLTPQPPMSSGYGGGTFEIWGSEFARMQEEIAAKADALEIWISNNLPVDPLTFDVSHQFSQGGTVARETGRRVRFSDLCLFTGSYDPDSYLMQQTLRGALYDTGRPVLVMNGKPCPLHNLKRIMLAWDGGAQSAIAVRHALDLMTNADDVQIAMADPQSASERFGDEPGVDLATYLSRHNVPLTVTPVATEGRTVAETLVRHATDMDAELIVMGGYGHTRLQDWFLGSTTSRMLIEADRPLLLAH
- the pcaD gene encoding 3-oxoadipate enol-lactonase codes for the protein MQFSNINGVNLHYQVIGAPEGSPLLVFSNSLGTDFRIWRDVIVRFVGECAILTYDKRGHGLSDLGKTPYTMDDHVADLEALLDELGQKNAIIVGLSIGGLIAQGLYAKRPDLVRAMVLCDTAHKVGNDELWNGRIAAVEKGGIKSLADGIMERWFSKEFPRNHPATYTGYKTMLCRQLDAGYTASSAAIRDADFTDDCANIKVPTLCVVGDQDGATPPAVVAELAKLIPNSRFEVIKDAGHLPCIEQPEMLADMIKAFFDDAGLWPKAG
- a CDS encoding cytochrome c, giving the protein MKYKILTATLLAAFATGPVFGADDPIAARKAIMQNVGAATGAGAGMVKGETEFNAVTAALVLRTMNAAALGFGELFPEGSESGGKTTVAPSIWDDRAGFDMILAKFQSDTAAGIAAKPADLDAFKAAFGVATTNCAACHKDYRVKKE